GAAGAAGGTATTATAGCTTCTAATGAAATACTGAACGTAATATAGCTTTtcggaacacaaaaaaaacatagcAGAAGGGTCTTTATATCAGCTATATTCTACTTAAATAAATCATACGAAAGACAAGTTTGCGATTTACATTTTGTGTGTCAAAGAACATAGTACTAGAACACACAACCCCCGCTGGtaaagaaagaagaaatggTGGGACAACACGTTTGATCATAATTGTTCTAGTAGTCTGtcgagaaaaatcgataagGTATATCTAAACTTGTGCTTAAAAGTATATCAGGCGCAACGGACGATGTCGATTTCACAAGTAAACCTGACCAAACAGTTTGCCAGGTGGCCAGCGAAGGCACGGTTGTAGATGTATGAACACGTCTCATCGATGGCCCTCAAAACGCTGTGGGTGCTCTCGTCGGGAGGATTTGGACGAAGAGTGAGCCGCCCCCGACCGTGGTCTGTATTGGCGTGATCGTGATCTTTCGTTACGGCGTTGCGGTTGACGGCGATGTTTCGCATTTATTGATTGGGATCGATGTGAACGCGATGAACGCGAAGAGCACGACGACGAATCGGACGATGATCGTGAGCGCGATTTCttgcttcttcgttttctgGAGGCGCTCGCGTGTCGCTCACGAGAACGCGTTCGATATATTGAAGGTCTAGCATTCGCTCGAAACAAAGAACGGTCACAGGAGATATGCAGATGAAAATTATAAGAGaaaaaattgtgcaaaaaattatagaaaaggtaacagaaacaaaacaaataagcGAATAATGTTATGGTTATACGTTGGATCGTGCAACACACTTCAAAATATGTCTAGCGAACTATCGAAtagttacaaaacaaaaactaaaaatctATAAAACACTTCTAAGAGCAAGTCTCCATCACACTTACCTAGTTATACGGCGTCGATCAAGGAATGATGGTGATCCGGCCCGACGAGGGATTGAAGGAGACCGTGATCCAGTGCGGGATCGGGCCACGCTCGAACGCGTAGAGGGACTGCTAGAACGACTTCTCGAACGACTGCTACCGCGACCAGAAGAACTACGGCTGtgtgacgatgacgatcgacTTTGCGAACGGGAACTGCATGTATCGCTGCTGGAACTACTGTAACTGCGTGATCTTattaaacaataacaaagAGGTAAATCAATGCTTGCAGCGAGCGAAGAACGTATTACTTACTTTTGGGAACGGGATCGTGAACGAGAATGGGATCTCGAACGAGAACTTCTAGTTGTGGTTCGCTCTTTATGGGTTTTGTTGGGCTTTCCggatattttttctttcaaaatatTGTCCACAGCTTGCAAGATCGTCGTTTTCTTCGTATTAGCTTCCGAATCGTCGGCTACAGCACACGCACCAACGGTGCTAATAATTTCATGAATCTCTTTCTTAATCGTTGCATTATTTGTATTGTTGCTGGTTGCATCTAGTGCAGTAGACGCACTCATCGTTGTTGACGATGGCATCGGTAGTGTTTCGCTGACTGCAGAAGCGGAATCTGGAAGCGTATTGGACGAAGTTGGATCGAGCGGTTGCTGCTTAGTGTGCAACAATTGCAAATCTCTTTCCCGCGATTCTCCAACGCGCGACTCGACAAGCAGTGCACTCGAAACATCGCTACTCTTTCCGACCAATCCCATAACTCCAATTATGGCACCACTTGCTCCCATGCTTTcagacacattttttttcttttccaaactCTGCTTGGCCTTGGCGGCTAGATCGTTTTTCAACGCTTTCAGCAGCGAGAGATCTTTTTCCTGTTCGCGCTTATCATCGTATCTCGGAAGAAAGGCGTCCAAATTGTCTCCCCCTTCATCCCTCTCATCTCTACCGTGATCTGTATTGTCCGATTCGGCCGACGAATGGGATGTCTCCGGCGAATGTAATTTCACCACTGGTTGTTGCACGACTGTAGTTGACGTACCATGAGATTGGGCAGACGATAGAGAACCTATAGCGAATATAGTAGTTTTCTTctgtttaaacttttttgaATCGCCTTCGCCAGTGATGGATAAAGTTTCAGTTCTTCTTCGCTCGGGACTACTGGAGACACGCTTgtacaattttgtttcatgcTCATTCtcccgtttgttgttgaattttCGATCACTACGATCTGAGCGAGAAGCTCTTGGACCAACTTTAAACGATGGAATTTCCGCTTTCGATGAAATGGCATCGCGATCAGAACGTCGTTTCTTAATCTCCGGCGAACGTGACACGTCGCGTCTTAAGCTATGACGCAATTTGGAGGTGGAAGAAGACGCCGAGACTGACGTTAGTTTGTTGTTCGACTTTTTTGATACAGAATTGGAGTTTCCCTCTGGCGCTGCAGCAGCTTGAGTTTTTTTAGTTTCTGAAGAGGAAATATGTTGTTTAAACTGTTGTTTATTCAGTGGCGTTGAAGACGATTCGCCTCGACTTTTGGCGGAAGGAGCAATGGAACGCGAACGAGAACGTGACGGGCGTTTCCGCGGAGAACGTGATTCACTGTCACTACGCTTCGTCTCCGGATCATCCTCCCGGGGCTTAGTTTCTTCGTTCGAATAAGTTTTTGTCGCACTAGCGGACCCATTTGCTCGCCCATTATCTATCACCGCTGATCCAAACGAAGTGGTCTGTTCTTCACcattcattttatttacttctGGATTTCCTATATTTTCGGCAGAGGTCTGATGCAAGATGTCGTGGTAGCGATCGGGGTCGCGTCTTGCAGGTGAATAGCTCAAATCGGAAGCTGAATCGTCAGAAGATAGCTGTTTTTCAGCTATTAACGAAGCGTCTGGTATACCGCTAGCTGAGCGTTGTGGCGGTGCTAGCGCTGAAGGCGACATCGTTTTCGTGTGTTCAGGGCGTTTGCGAGTCTTTTCGGTAGAGTCTTGTTTTAACTCAGGGgatttgttgcgttttttgcttcccgtCGACGATGATTTGTCCATGCGCTGAGGCTCTTGGGGCGAGCTCTTGAcatgtgtttttttcgatGGATCGTTGGAACGCAGCCAAACATTTGAAGCTGCGTGCTCCTGTTGCTTGTCGACACTGCGCGATGATCGTTCTCTGAATCGATCAGCATCGTGATCGCGAGTGCGGTTGGGATTCCGTTCACGTTCTTGGCCACGATCACGGTTTCGTTCAGCGTCACGTTCACGTTGGCGTTGATGTTTGCCTCGATCACTTTGCCTCTCGAATTCACTTGGAACACGACCAGCATCATTTGGTTCATGATGATCTGACTCACGATGACGCCGGTCTGTTTTGTCCGTTCTTTGTGGTGTATAATCGCGCCGCTTTCTATCACTTGATCTTCTCAAACTACGTTCCGTCGTGGGAGAACCTCGATTTTTGTGTTGACGACTGCGACGACTCTCAGAACGGGAGCGTGACTTATGTTTTCGTTCACGATCTATTGAACGTTCCCAGCGACGATGCCTCGATCTACTACGCCGTTCCCGATTTTCATCTCCCTTTTGCATTATACCATGATCATGGTGGGGGCGCTGAAACCCTCCTCTAATATTCGAACTTCTGCCGGAGAAGGCATAGCCAAGGTTACTATCATCATCGCGATTATAGCTTCGAGGTCCTCTACTTTGGCTGTGAGTAATGTAGTGATCTCGACTATTATCGACGATTATATGTCGGTTGCGATCGTTGAGATTTTTGTTCTTCGCATGCAATACTTCTTCCGATACGCATGAATCACCTTGGTGATTGCCTTCATCATGCACGTCCTCACGCCCTGGTGGCTCTTCCATTAATGACTTGTTTTCCGTCATTGGTGACCTAAAATATATGCGAATATATACAAATTTGCTTTGCTGAATATTCCTGtcttaaattaattgaatacTAACTTTACGTGGAATGACGAACGAGATTTtgccttcttctttttcgatgatttctttttctgcagaaaataaaataaaaagaatgaaTACATTTGCAACTTGCAAAAAGAAGATGGCGACTTGATTAATAATATGTTCGCAATATGTTTAATAATTATGGCAACGAATTAGACAAATGTTATTTGTCATGAGGCATTTTGCCATAGATAAATTCAATGAAGGCGGTTTACCATGATAATGAAGCCGCAATATTGATTACATTCATCTGCCGTAGGGACATACCttgtctttcttttttgtagactttttctttcgtttactgctgctgccgcgctCCGAACTAGACAATGCATCGCTGGCCATTGAGTTTGAGTCCGAATCTGTGTCAGTGGAATCGCTGTCGTCATTCCGTTGAAACtttttcgaatgcttttttttAGTTCTATCGATTTGAAACGCCGCCGACAGAAACCATCAACGGGCCAGCATCCCAAgggaccaaaaccaaaaagtaaaagtaaaaaaacaaatcgcacAAAGTCAGTCAGAAACATTTAAGTGAAACGAATGGGAGAAGTACTCGTGAACCgtgtttgaatattatttGATGCATATATTCGTTAAGACTGTGGAATGTGATGCATAAAATAACGGATTGACTGCGtagtttcattattttctcagCACGTACAGACGACAGTTTGAAGGGGAAATCACTAAAAATTGGGCATTGTACAGGTACATTCCGAAAACTACGTCGTCGGTTTAAGTTTTCCATTggcataaaacgaaaaatgagGTTCTTGCACACGCGACAAATTTTCTACAAGCTTAAAGATTTCGAAATCCTAAATTTTGAGTATGAAATCGAAGGTGAAATATGTTCATAAACGGACGCGCGGTCTGCTGCAAATCCCTTGTGTTGCTGACTtaatggcgaacgaaaaaacggacaataatttagcaaataacaacagaaattgaaaacattgcaGGTGAGTCGTCGTTCGATTGCAGGAAAAACATGATTTACTTCTTTAAATGTACATAGTAGTTTTGTCCATTATGCACATCCGGCACATTACTCCTTTGACATTGGTAGAGCACAAGAGGGACTTCATAGATTTGTTAAAAATGATACCCTGGCGGATAAGAAAATGTTTGTACTTAAAATAACCAGAGAACCTAATGAGCACAACAAAATATGTTATTCAGCTTCACTGTGATTGCACAAATTGTACACAGATCTTACGCATAGTTATCTCAAAGAGAAAGTGATCGGGTCCGCAAGCAACAATATCATCAGATCGTGTATCTTCAACATTGTTTTGATCACGACAATTTCTTAATTCGACAAATGAACCaaagaacaagaagaaaacaaaactcttcATTTTTAATTCAGATATTCAGATATGTTTTATCATAGAACATTTGATATTTATAATAGTAAAAATGGGAAATCGCAGCTGTTTAAAGAATAGATTATTTTTACCTTTCCATCAtgataaatatattttcatcATATTATGGTCTGTCTTTAggaaaaaaggagagaaaaaagaataaaataagagacattttcttttttttacacTGGATTTGCAAATGCGACAATAGGGGGTAATTTGCTGAGCGGATTTTCTCAAACGATTCGTATTATTTTGAAACCGTTTATAAACAAATCTATTGTTGTTGTAAAGAAATATCAAATCAGCAATAATGTTAGCGAAAGATCAAATGATGGACAAACactcaaaaaataaaaaaagccaTTAATGCTGTTGTAAACTTGGTTCTATAAAGTGGGTCAAAATATAAACAGCATCTGAAGAGAACAGAATGTATTTCGAATatttcgaaaaacaaaaacattaactgCATAATAATCATGATATTATTATCTATAGGTCACGTGAACGAAAAAGCATTCGAAACTATGTAGGCCTTATAGCTCCTTAGTTAACTATAAAAGAATACAAAATCATAACAATTGAAATGTATAATTATTACgaatgcaaaaaaatgcaCAATTCGAACCAAATGATTCGGGGTTTTCAACGAAgtaatggaaacaaattgaagagacgtaacaataaaaaacagTACGAAAAACTTATATAGTTAGGCAGGTACAGCACAAATACTTACCAACTAGAACGCGTGATAGAGTATTGATAATATTATTTGAATAGGTTTCGATTCGAAAGGTGGCGTTTGTTTTACATTGattgtaaatgtaaaaaacaTACATGTAGAACGAAATGCATTTTACACGTTGTATTTTGATTTGCAAAGGACCGATGCACGTTTCGTTAGGTGTTGTAGAATTAGTGTGCGGTAGGGTAGAATGTTTGGTGTTATTATGTCGTTTTAAAGAAGATACACAATTTGGGAACGCAATCGGTTCGAGGGGTAGTTTAAGagagcaaaattaaaatgagAGAAGATGGTAAGATAGAGAGAGATGATGAGAATTAGTATTTTTCGAATAAAAGTATGCGATAAGTTAGTTATTTAAATGAGTTTACAAACATATTTGCATTCGCACAGCAAATAACATCGTTTGTGAATGATATTAAAAAGATTTTCATAGAAAAAGTGCCATTGTCAAGTCAAAGTATTACTACATattgaaaccatttttgtTCGTATGACAATAATATGACCATATTTTTTTCCTATTATTTCAGAAACAGGGCAGTATCATAATGCTGTCCTCGTGATGCAATGACATACATATACCTCACTTGAATATGTTTCTATCGGAGGTGTGAATCATAGCAAAATGGGTGCCTTTGCAATGTTTGTACAAATACTGAATTGATGgcataacaaacaaatattcaattcATAGAAAGAAGATCTTGTCATCTTTTAACTGTTTAAACGAGATATTCAGCTTGACACTCACATTTTGTCATCTCTTCTACTGCACGCAACTGGCGTGGATGTCAAAACTTTATAAATATctataaacataaattaagtCAATCATAATTACctgtcttttttgtttttctttgatttcttctttttatctttcttgCGATTTGGACTTGAAGACCTACGAAGAAAGTgtcattagaaaaaaaaagttaaacatgtgagttttatgtttattgttatCGTTTGTATCGAGATCCATCCTGTTCGGAGTTGGCAATACTCACATATCCCgtgcttttttctttttctttttcttctcttccttATTGCGGGATGCTCTCGGAACTACCTTTCCGCTAATATTgccctcatcatcatcagtccTTTCTCTAGCTCCGTCATTATCACCACGATCAACACGATCGTGGGACGCCAAAGCAGCACGCTTCCCATTACGGCTAGTCGTTTCGGAGCCGCTTCCTTGCTTTTCAGGTGATGGTGTTCGCACGAGTGCGTAGCGTTTACGATTGACCCGTTCCACCTCCTTGACCTTTTCTTTCTCAGCCAACTCCTTCTGCAAGGCTTCCGATTTTGCTAGATCTTCCTTGGCTTTTCGGTCCTGGTCGAAGCTTGTACCCTCGACAAAGTATTCCGAAATGCCGAATGCATCGCGGagtttcgcgtttttttcctgctgGGCCTGGGCAATGTGATGAGTTTCCCGCACACTatcaaagtaaataaaaatcggtacaaaattgaattgaaaaattgaaaatgtagtGTATTAGTATAGTCATTTTTATCATTCTTTGCAAAGCACTGttatattaaaaaaagaaaacaatacaGTTTTAAATATGCTtcacttaacaaacaaaatcggaCGGAATCTGGATTTATTGGCTTAatggcaaatttattttcgcatTCGCACATATATTCTTAATGTTATCAGTAACTTGAAATTAcattgatttttgttgttttttgttggcaaacaatgagcaaacgcggcagccACTTTAAACAGAGCTTTCTCATAGCCAAATGTTCATGCGATATAATGGAGCGATGGAGCAGaataacacttttcaagccattgcttcgcttgaaatgtatttttttctatcaatAAGAAGTGTAACataaaaacacgaaattgttttcgataCATGGTTCTGAAAATATCAAAGGTAGTGTCACTTTAAGCAGGACAACTGCCAGCAAACTGGCAGCGGGATTGGGACAGGGAAACAAATGGCAGATCGACACACTCGGTGGCTACAGGACACGGTGAAGTTAGCTTTCACCTAACTTAGCTTCTTCCGGCCATGGGTACTTCAGGGAGTATCTCAACCGGATTGGACGAGCCTCATCAGCACACTGCCCCGCTTGCAAAGGCACAGTGGTGTCGCCCGAGCATATCCTAGTGACTTGTCCTAGGTTTGAGGAAGCAAGGAAACGCATGAACCTCGTGCTAGGTGCAGAAGTTGCAGCAGAAGTGTTGCTAATGTGCGAGACCCCTGCTGCTTTCGATGCAGTCAGTGGGTTCGCGAAAACGACGATGACACACGCTTGCTCAGAGTGGCAGGAGGAGCAAAGGAGGAAACCACGACAGCAAACCTCGAAGGAGTAGCCTTGCTAAGTCGTGAGCGCGATATTTTAGCGAGCGTACCCATGGGGGTACGAGTGGGACAAACTTGTCCAGCCTCCCCTTCGAAGGTAATACCGAGCAAGTGATCCGAAAGGGGGTCAAGGCATTGGTAGGGGGTTTTAGTGGGTAGGTCCGGACTCCTCAGAGACCGGAAATCCCACACTACCGGCTAGGAGGTCCCGCCCTCCTAACGGTGCCTATGAAGGTTTCCCGCCccgcatcgaaaaaaaagcaggACAACTCGTAAACTtatgaattaaattatgaaatgaaattacattattatgaaattttaCCAGCTTTCTCTTGACGGTTAGTACTAACTGTAAAAGTtatgaatgcaataagactagcgGTATTTAAGGGTTAGGCCCCTGACTTTCCAGCACATGTGTTAAATCAATTCAAGCGACCTAATCCTATCCAAGAGACCTAACCCATTAACAAAGAAATATACGCAGATGACTACATTGCCTCCATCTAGTTTCTCGgtaaaatatttcatcacTCGATTCATCATTGAACAGGACTGTCCACAATCCGGTTTCAACGATACGCCTTCCGTTTGTGTGAtctgatttaatttttaattttaattgttcCAGGATTTGTTAATTTTCGATGGACCTTAAGGACCTTAAGCATTATGCAATTATCGAGGCTTATCGAATTCAAGCACGCTATTAAGGAGGCGATGGGGCGATGAAACACGATATACAGCTAGCCACGTTACATGCGCGGAAACGGCTTTGAGGTGGGTCCGCAACTGAAGCCTGTGATCATCTACATCAGACCCATTCACGAAAAGCTATGCACGTTAGGTTTGTAAGGCACATTCTACAGGATAAGTCTGCCAAACGTTCACGCTGCTAACAAAGACCCGAAGAGGAAAAGGACTCTTTTTGTGCTATCATACAGAGTTTGACAGCTACTCCAAAATTACCTAGAAATCCTAATCCTTTAAAACATCGAACGTTAAAGCTTGCAGGGAGGCAGTGTTACTctgatctctctctctcgtaagTGACGAATGAATCCTTGCCCCCtaaagtctctataataataaaacaataaggGAGTCAGTGTACATCCAATACATAGGCTTTCATAGTCTACACGAGTTAAGTAACAATAATGGTGCAAATTGATCAAATTTTCATCCGCAAGGAAGCggggaatttattttaaacttaGTAGTACGGACTGTGTATTCTTGACCTACAGCCGCTACAACAGAAGACTATTGTGTACCTTTCGTAAGGTTCTTCAGCATATTTCGATGTAGAAAGACTAAGTAATTTGACTAAGTTGTTGACATCTGCAAAACGTGCTTTCCCAATGTTCTACTATAACGAATTTTCGTTGATATTTTACATTGCTGTACATTACCTTACAACACTGTGCATAGCCGGCATGCCAATCGGATTTATAGCGGAAATTGTGCTACCATCGGAGGCTCCCGTTGCAGCGGCTGTAGTTGTCCTTATGCAGAACCTacgctgctgttgttgtgacAGATGATGATGTGGGTTACGGGGTTGATAGTAATTGTGCCCAAGATGATGGTAAGGCTGGTGAGAATGTGCATCATGTCCTTGAGACATCATAGTTCCTTCCGGATGATATTGGCATACACAACTCGCCGAATTTTGTGACGGAGGAACGCACGCAGCGTCTCTCAAGTGACACAAAGATGCTCTTGGTTTCACCATGATCCCAAAAGTAACGGAATCGCAGGACGAAGAACGTGAAACTGAATCGTCCTTGACGTTGCgagattttttattttccaccaacggCTTCTCCGAGTGTACATTCGGGCAAGGCTGATGTCGACGTAGACGATGTATGTCAGGCCCTAGTTGGGAGTGACTCGAGTTTTCGCATCGCCCATTCTGCAGCATCcgtttttgttggtgttgttgtggaTGGTTTTGTTTATCGCTTACGTTATGGCATGAGATAGCGCGATTTTGTACGGTTGCTTCGAGCTGACAAGATCTCAAAGACACGGGATGTACTGCTGTAGCACATGCGCAGTAGCAATGACGGCATCCAGCGTTATCCAGTATTTCATTGAGTGGGCTGGTTCCGATGGATGCAATTTCCAGCACGTCCTCCTGATTGCGATCTCTACGGGCTTTGGGCGACATCGTTACTAGCGATGAAAGGCAAAGTCCTTGCAGCTGcagttgttgctgtagttTTAGTAGCAACCGTCGGTTATGCCAACTCTTTGCTCTGCCAGTGCCGGGCTTGGTTCTTCGTGAGGGAGTTTTGGTCTCAATGAACGGTCGAGTTTGATGAAGGAAAGTGGaatcttttttcgttcgccggaTGTCGGTCGAAGGAAGCTGACTGCTTTCGCTTCCCTTGACATCATTTCTATGAACTGTAGACTTTATCCTTCGCTCAGGACTTGGGTGATGATTGTATTCTGATATTGTCAATATTTCTTCTATTTGTCTGCCCCCAACCTCTGTGGTCGTTTCTTGTCCATGTTCCAGATTAGTTGATGAATCCGAAGTATTTAGCAACCCGTTCTGTTGCGTTAGATCTTCCACATTGCAGCGAATGTCGTGTTCAAAAAATTGTGCTTTTGGTGGTTTTCGATTGCTATCGTgcgatttctttttcatcgcCGCCAATCGGCGGCGGAATTTAGCCGCAGATGAGAGTTTTTTATTCATCACTGCTGACATTCAAGGAGGAGTATGGAAAATGCCgaatattgttttccaaaaGCGACCTTAGCGCAGTTTGTGGGGTAAATTAACAATTGTTGACCACACTTTCGAGAACTTATTACTTATGGAAGACGTGGATTTTGATAAGTACTATTTAAATAATCTTATATGCACACATGCGTTGCAACTTTTATGGAAGACAGTGGATTTCTATCGATCGTCAATTGCACTTGTTATTGACACATTCTATCTTATAacgccaccgtcaccaacTACCATCGTATAAATCTCTGGAAGACTTCTTAGTGATTTTTGATACCTTTCTTCACCTATGCTTTCACATGACGATaattttcaacgttttttaattaaaaattcatggCGAACATTGTCACCTTATGTGCATACACGCTACAACTATTGCTAGATCTTTTCTGGCTTTTCACATCacattttcgtttgtttctaACCGTTTGCTGCTGATAGTCCGTTTCACCGCAACTACCGGTAGCGGATAGGTTTTCATTTTGCCACAATCGATCCGATAGTTCCCCTTCAAGGGCCTAATGTATTGCCTCTGTAAGGCAACTGTGCCACATTACTGTACCGAACTTTCCTTTTGACGTTAATAAGGATAAAATAGCAAAACTGAACACTTTCGGCCTTTAAAAGGCCACCGCCATTTCGGAAATCTTTCCAACACTTGGTATGTAGTAGTAGTCCACACTGAAACTCCACAGTACCTCATGGCGGTGGCCATATTGATACTATAATTATTCAACTAAATTTATCCCAATGCTGGATTTTTGCTAAAGTCTGAATTCATCCGCACTCGTCGTTGGTATAACATGACGGGTGTAAAGCGTTTGAACAGATCCGACTCGTTTGGTCTAAAAAATGCTGCCTTtatgttggtgtgtgtgtgtgtgtgtgtatttgGAGCGCTATTGCGCATGGTAAATGAACGAATGAGGCATTTGCGAACTGGATGCTGCGTACTGCGTGAGATGTTCTGTGTTTGGAAATAGTTTTCTTTGATGCTTCTATTTACTAGCTTCGACATCCAATCGGCCATATCTTGTCATAAACTGACAACTTTATGATGTGATGTTTTTTAATGGAAAGGACGAGTATAAATCAGAACAAAAGCTTGGTTTTCAGATGTCTTTCCCTTCAGGTTTcatgaaaaaaacattgttgaAAAACGCTGAGCATGGCCAGACGTATAAATCcatgatttgtttattattatcgtTCATAGCAATCATACAACGACGAAACTTAAACCAATGaagtaagagagaaagaaagagatcgaaaagagaaagagagaaagagaatgaagagagagagagagagagaaatagagagagggagagaacgACAGATATCTGGCTCGAGTGCCACAATCAATCTGCAATCAAAACCAGTTGTGATGACAGTTTCGAGCATTGCTCCGAAAGATGCTCATCCGAAGATTATGGAGCACCGGGACCAATGAGATTGTAGTTTGGTATTTAACAGGATTGTGAGTTgtttgcagcagcaacgacggAACGGGAGGTTTAATGTGTTAGTCATGAACTGAATCTTAACATTGATTTAGTTGTTGTTCCGTTCGACGCTATTTCAAGTGCTATTGGGATTGAAGTTCTTTTTCTCAATCACTAAACCCCTACTAGACGCAACCGGGTGTGTCGCAAGTTGATAATATTCGTTTTGTTATTTACTAGCTTAGCGAAATCTTCGCTTAGTCACTCGCATTCCTCATCACGTCCCAATCAGCTGCGAGATTCATCTTGCGAAACTTGCGTTTTGGTCAATTTTTCATGAAAAAACTATAAAAGatttataaatacggcccgatccgttcttctaagattaaaaaaaatatataaaagatatttccttttttcattttacgtTATTTATACACTTACACACTCTTACGgtaagaaacagaaaatcccccaaaaaaaaccataaaatacCAACCGTCAACAGTAGCTATCTTATCTTAGTTTGAGAACATTTTTGAAACTATTGCACGTATATTAATCTAAAATATCTGATTGatgttttcattcaaaataaattaaacatacATACATTCTGGTTCATAGTCATATTGGCAAGGATTATTGGAGCTTATAATTAAACGTACAATTAATCTTTACAAACTCAAAATCCTTGTACGAAATACGAAAACTTTTGCTGGCGCTTTGCATTCATTGTTCTGTGATACACCTTTGTCCGTGTTTTACAAGCTTCAGGGGTTTTAGCGTATCGCACCGTtagcaacaccaccaacagccacCACACGCTAGATGCACAATCGTTGTCCATATTGCTGGCGGCACTACAGAGAGTCCAAGCTAATTCGCCATAGTATGACCAACAAACGCACACCGTAAGAATACAGCCCAACCTATTCCCTGATAGACATAAAACGTACCCAtctttatgtttcttcttctttccctCCATTTGCCTGTAGTCAGACAATGGAATCCTTCTTTCCATCTCTGTATCTAGCTTGGTGCTTCGGTCAGCTCTTTCCGATCACAACTTACTATGATCTTTTCTGcac
The nucleotide sequence above comes from Anopheles bellator chromosome 1, idAnoBellAS_SP24_06.2, whole genome shotgun sequence. Encoded proteins:
- the LOC131205742 gene encoding serine/arginine repetitive matrix protein 2 isoform X2, producing the protein MLQNGRCENSSHSQLGPDIHRLRRHQPCPNVHSEKPLVENKKSRNVKDDSVSRSSSCDSVTFGIMVKPRASLCHLRDAACVPPSQNSASCVCQYHPEGTMMSQGHDAHSHQPYHHLGHNYYQPRNPHHHLSQQQQRRFCIRTTTAAATGASDGSTISAINPIGMPAMHSVVSVRETHHIAQAQQEKNAKLRDAFGISEYFVEGTSFDQDRKAKEDLAKSEALQKELAEKEKVKEVERVNRKRYALVRTPSPEKQGSGSETTSRNGKRAALASHDRVDRGDNDGARERTDDDEGNISGKVVPRASRNKEEKKKKKKKARDMSSSPNRKKDKKKKSKKNKKDRTKKKHSKKFQRNDDSDSTDTDSDSNSMASDALSSSERGSSSKRKKKSTKKKDKKKKSSKKKKAKSRSSFHVKSPMTENKSLMEEPPGREDVHDEGNHQGDSCVSEEVLHAKNKNLNDRNRHIIVDNSRDHYITHSQSRGPRSYNRDDDSNLGYAFSGRSSNIRGGFQRPHHDHGIMQKGDENRERRSRSRHRRWERSIDRERKHKSRSRSESRRSRQHKNRGSPTTERSLRRSSDRKRRDYTPQRTDKTDRRHRESDHHEPNDAGRVPSEFERQSDRGKHQRQRERDAERNRDRGQERERNPNRTRDHDADRFRERSSRSVDKQQEHAASNVWLRSNDPSKKTHVKSSPQEPQRMDKSSSTGSKKRNKSPELKQDSTEKTRKRPEHTKTMSPSALAPPQRSASGIPDASLIAEKQLSSDDSASDLSYSPARRDPDRYHDILHQTSAENIGNPEVNKMNGEEQTTSFGSAVIDNGRANGSASATKTYSNEETKPREDDPETKRSDSESRSPRKRPSRSRSRSIAPSAKSRGESSSTPLNKQQFKQHISSSETKKTQAAAAPEGNSNSVSKKSNNKLTSVSASSSTSKLRHSLRRDVSRSPEIKKRRSDRDAISSKAEIPSFKVGPRASRSDRSDRKFNNKRENEHETKLYKRVSSSPERRRTETLSITGEGDSKKFKQKKTTIFAIGSLSSAQSHGTSTTVVQQPVVKLHSPETSHSSAESDNTDHGRDERDEGGDNLDAFLPRYDDKREQEKDLSLLKALKNDLAAKAKQSLEKKKNVSESMGASGAIIGVMGLVGKSSDVSSALLVESRVGESRERDLQLLHTKQQPLDPTSSNTLPDSASAVSETLPMPSSTTMSASTALDATSNNTNNATIKKEIHEIISTVGACAVADDSEANTKKTTILQAVDNILKEKISGKPNKTHKERTTTRSSRSRSHSRSRSRSQNSSSSDTCSSRSQSRSSSSHSRSSSGRGSSRSRSRSSSPSTRSSVARSRTGSRSPSIPRRAGSPSFLDRRRITRPSIYRTRSRERHASASRKRRSKKSRSRSSSDSSSCSSRSSRSHRSQSINAKHRRQPQRRNERSRSRQYRPRSGAAHSSSKSSRREHPQRFEGHR